A genomic segment from Oncorhynchus keta strain PuntledgeMale-10-30-2019 chromosome 9, Oket_V2, whole genome shotgun sequence encodes:
- the LOC118379005 gene encoding TNF receptor-associated factor 2-like isoform X1, with amino-acid sequence MATEEPSPPSSMESNKPGFPKQILANKLEDKHLCNCCQKLLRRPFQAQCGHRFCSYCFNRTVRDGPQKCSACIKEDIFEEPTSILKQGCAFPDNAARREVENLSVVCINEGCTWKGNIKEYELSHEGKCDYMIIPCPSCKEQIRFNEQERHNERECPERTLNCKYCKEPFHFKNIKAHDEICPKYPMICEGCAKKKIPREKYVDHIKFCSKFRTPCRFHVVGCDMSVEKERIHDHERACTYEHLNLLLHYIMGMKVSMEGLQPQGLELAGHKLLELHHSLRELEARVSQLSTTSTGPPVQGATNSSSSPCLSGPPALALPLPPPPALAPTLTVSTSFTPLPSSVGAALELQLHSEKTKVAELGRRCTDLEVKAGMFENVVCVLNREVERFATTMEASNRQHRLDQDKIEALSNKVRQLERTVGLKDLTVAEMEGRLREISGTTFDGVFIWRISDFTKKRQDAIAGRAPAMFSPAFYTSKYGYKMCLRIYLNGDGTGRGSHLSLFFVVMRGLSDALLKWPFNQKMVCLCLPASGSGWSERSHSHFALQVTLMLLDQSNREHIIDAFRPDVTSSSFQRPVSEMNIASGCPLFCPLSKLDAKNSYIRDDTIFIKAIVDLTGL; translated from the exons ATGGCCACGGAAGAACCATCCCCTCCGTCGTCCATGGAGAGCAACAAACCCGGCTTCCCCAAACAGATCCTGGCCAACAAGCTGGAAGATAAACACCTGTGTAACTGCTGTCAGAAGCTGCTGCGGAGGCCCTTCCAAGCCCAGTGTGGACACCGCTTCTGTTCCTACTGCTTCAATAGGACTGTCAG AGATGGACCTCAGAAATGCAGTGCTTGTATCAAAGAGGACATTTTTGAAGAGCCCACGTCGATTCTAAAACAAGGCTGT GCTTTTCCTGACAACGCAGCTCGACGAGAGGTCGAAAACCTCTCTGTTGTCTGCATCAACGAAGGCTGTACATGGAAAGGCAATATTAAAGAATATGAG TTGAGCCACGAGGGGAAGTGTGACTACATGATCATCCCCTGCCCCTCCTGTAAAGAGCAGATCCGCTTCAACGAACAGGAACGCCACAACGAGCGAGAGTGCCCTGAGAGAACTCTCAACTGCAAGTACTGCAAGGAACCATTTCATTTCAAAAACATCAAG GCCCACGACGAGATCTGCCCCAAGTACCCCATGATCTGTGAAGGCTGTGCCAAGAAGAAAATACCCAGGGAGAAG TACGTGGACCACATTAAGTTCTGCAGCAAATTCAGAACGCCATGCAGATTCCATGTTGTTGGGTGTGATATGTCA gtggagaaggagaggatccATGACCACGAGAGGGCCTGCACCTATGAGCACCTCAACTTGCTGCTGCACTACATTATGGGGATGAAG GTGAGCATGGAGGGCCTGCAGCCGCAAGGCCTGGAGCTGGCTGGACACAAGCTCCTGGAGCTCCACCATTCCCTCAGGGAGCTGGAGGCACGCGTCTCCCAGCTCAGCACTACATCCACCGGGCCTCCCGTGCAGGGGGCCACCAACTCTTCTTCCTCCCCGTGCCTCTCCGGGCCTCCCGCCCTAGCTCTTCCCCTGCCTCCACCTCCCGCCCTGGCCCCCACCCTGACTGTGTCCACCTCCTTCACCCCCTTGCCCAGCTCGGTGGGGGCGGCCCTGGAGCTACAGCTCCACAGTGAGAAGACCAAGGTGGCGGAGCTGGGACGCAGGTGCACCGACCTGGAGGTGAAGGCGGGGATGTTTGAGAATGTGGTTTGCGTGTTGAACCGAGAGGTGGAGCGCTTTGCCACAACCATGGAGGCCAGTAACAGACAGCATCGCCTAGACCAGGATAAGATTGAGGCCCTGAGCAACAAG gtgcGGCAGCTGGAGAGGACGGTGGGGCTGAAAGACCTGACGGTAGCAGAGATGGAAGGCAGGCTGAGGGAGATATCGGGCACCACATTCGACGGCGTCTTCATCTGGAGGATTTCTGACTTTACCAAAAAAAGACAGGATGCCATCGCTGGCCGAGCTCCTGCCATGTTCTCACCAG CCTTCTACACCAGTAAATACGGCTACAAGATGTGTCTGCGGATCTACCTGAACGGGGACGGGACAGGGCGTGGCAGCCACCTGTCTCTGTTCTTTGTGGTGATGAGGGGACTGAGTGATGCTCTGCTCAAATGGCCCTTCAACCAGAAG atggtctgcctttgTCTCCCTgcttccggttccggttggagcgagcggtcgcattcgcacttcgctctgcag gtGACTCTGATGCTGCTGGACCAGAGTAACAGGGAGCACATCATCGATGCCTTCCGGCCCGACGTCACTTCCTCCTCCTTCCAGAGGCCTGTAAGTGAGATGAACATCGCCAGCGGCTGCCCGCTCTTCTGCCCGCTCTCCAAGCTCGACGCCAAGAACTCCTACATCCGCGACGACACCATTTTCATTAAGGCCATCGTGGATCTCACAGGCCTCTAG
- the LOC118379005 gene encoding TNF receptor-associated factor 2-like isoform X2, producing MATEEPSPPSSMESNKPGFPKQILANKLEDKHLCNCCQKLLRRPFQAQCGHRFCSYCFNRTVRDGPQKCSACIKEDIFEEPTSILKQGCAFPDNAARREVENLSVVCINEGCTWKGNIKEYELSHEGKCDYMIIPCPSCKEQIRFNEQERHNERECPERTLNCKYCKEPFHFKNIKAHDEICPKYPMICEGCAKKKIPREKYVDHIKFCSKFRTPCRFHVVGCDMSVEKERIHDHERACTYEHLNLLLHYIMGMKVSMEGLQPQGLELAGHKLLELHHSLRELEARVSQLSTTSTGPPVQGATNSSSSPCLSGPPALALPLPPPPALAPTLTVSTSFTPLPSSVGAALELQLHSEKTKVAELGRRCTDLEVKAGMFENVVCVLNREVERFATTMEASNRQHRLDQDKIEALSNKVRQLERTVGLKDLTVAEMEGRLREISGTTFDGVFIWRISDFTKKRQDAIAGRAPAMFSPAFYTSKYGYKMCLRIYLNGDGTGRGSHLSLFFVVMRGLSDALLKWPFNQKVTLMLLDQSNREHIIDAFRPDVTSSSFQRPVSEMNIASGCPLFCPLSKLDAKNSYIRDDTIFIKAIVDLTGL from the exons ATGGCCACGGAAGAACCATCCCCTCCGTCGTCCATGGAGAGCAACAAACCCGGCTTCCCCAAACAGATCCTGGCCAACAAGCTGGAAGATAAACACCTGTGTAACTGCTGTCAGAAGCTGCTGCGGAGGCCCTTCCAAGCCCAGTGTGGACACCGCTTCTGTTCCTACTGCTTCAATAGGACTGTCAG AGATGGACCTCAGAAATGCAGTGCTTGTATCAAAGAGGACATTTTTGAAGAGCCCACGTCGATTCTAAAACAAGGCTGT GCTTTTCCTGACAACGCAGCTCGACGAGAGGTCGAAAACCTCTCTGTTGTCTGCATCAACGAAGGCTGTACATGGAAAGGCAATATTAAAGAATATGAG TTGAGCCACGAGGGGAAGTGTGACTACATGATCATCCCCTGCCCCTCCTGTAAAGAGCAGATCCGCTTCAACGAACAGGAACGCCACAACGAGCGAGAGTGCCCTGAGAGAACTCTCAACTGCAAGTACTGCAAGGAACCATTTCATTTCAAAAACATCAAG GCCCACGACGAGATCTGCCCCAAGTACCCCATGATCTGTGAAGGCTGTGCCAAGAAGAAAATACCCAGGGAGAAG TACGTGGACCACATTAAGTTCTGCAGCAAATTCAGAACGCCATGCAGATTCCATGTTGTTGGGTGTGATATGTCA gtggagaaggagaggatccATGACCACGAGAGGGCCTGCACCTATGAGCACCTCAACTTGCTGCTGCACTACATTATGGGGATGAAG GTGAGCATGGAGGGCCTGCAGCCGCAAGGCCTGGAGCTGGCTGGACACAAGCTCCTGGAGCTCCACCATTCCCTCAGGGAGCTGGAGGCACGCGTCTCCCAGCTCAGCACTACATCCACCGGGCCTCCCGTGCAGGGGGCCACCAACTCTTCTTCCTCCCCGTGCCTCTCCGGGCCTCCCGCCCTAGCTCTTCCCCTGCCTCCACCTCCCGCCCTGGCCCCCACCCTGACTGTGTCCACCTCCTTCACCCCCTTGCCCAGCTCGGTGGGGGCGGCCCTGGAGCTACAGCTCCACAGTGAGAAGACCAAGGTGGCGGAGCTGGGACGCAGGTGCACCGACCTGGAGGTGAAGGCGGGGATGTTTGAGAATGTGGTTTGCGTGTTGAACCGAGAGGTGGAGCGCTTTGCCACAACCATGGAGGCCAGTAACAGACAGCATCGCCTAGACCAGGATAAGATTGAGGCCCTGAGCAACAAG gtgcGGCAGCTGGAGAGGACGGTGGGGCTGAAAGACCTGACGGTAGCAGAGATGGAAGGCAGGCTGAGGGAGATATCGGGCACCACATTCGACGGCGTCTTCATCTGGAGGATTTCTGACTTTACCAAAAAAAGACAGGATGCCATCGCTGGCCGAGCTCCTGCCATGTTCTCACCAG CCTTCTACACCAGTAAATACGGCTACAAGATGTGTCTGCGGATCTACCTGAACGGGGACGGGACAGGGCGTGGCAGCCACCTGTCTCTGTTCTTTGTGGTGATGAGGGGACTGAGTGATGCTCTGCTCAAATGGCCCTTCAACCAGAAG gtGACTCTGATGCTGCTGGACCAGAGTAACAGGGAGCACATCATCGATGCCTTCCGGCCCGACGTCACTTCCTCCTCCTTCCAGAGGCCTGTAAGTGAGATGAACATCGCCAGCGGCTGCCCGCTCTTCTGCCCGCTCTCCAAGCTCGACGCCAAGAACTCCTACATCCGCGACGACACCATTTTCATTAAGGCCATCGTGGATCTCACAGGCCTCTAG